The window CGTTCTCGGGGGTGAGTCCGCCCGCGAGGATCAGCGGCGACTCGAGGTCGGCGGCGGCCGCTTTCGTTCGCTCCCAGTCGTGGGTCTCGCCGGTGCCGCCCCCGCCCTCCTCGTCGACCGTATCGACGAGCAGCCCGTCGACGATCTCGTCGTAGCGCTTGACGTCCGCGACCTCGTCGGAATCGATCGCGAGCAATACGTCGGCGTCGGTATCCGATTTCAGGCGCTCGAGCAGGTCCCGATCCGCGTCGCCGTGGAGCTGGATCGCGTCGGGGCCGACGTCTGCGACCAGTTCCACCGCGCGGTCGGGGTCCGAGGCCATCGTCACCAGCACGGTCGTCGCGAACGGCGGCGCGCTCGCAACGAGGTCGCGAGCGCGCTCGACCGACACCTCGCGGGGCGTGTCGACCGGCACGTCGCAGATGATGCCGACGGCGTCGGCGCCGGCGTCGACGGCCGTCTCGAGGTCGGCCTCGTTCGTGAGGCCGCAGACCTTCACGCGCGTCGCGGGCATCGATTCAGGCCTCCGGTTCCGCTTCCGGCTCGGGCTCGGGCTCGGTCCCGTGCCGGAGATCCTCGAGCTTCGCCGCCGCGTCGCCCGATTCGATCGCCTCGAGTGCAGCGTCGGCACCCGCCTCGAGCGAGTCGGCCTCGTCGGCGACGTAGATGGCCGCCCCGGCGTTCGCGAGGATGACGTCCTGCTTCGCACCCGTTACGTCGCCCTCGACGATGCCGCGCATGTCGTCGGCGTTCTCCTCGGGGGACCCGCCGGCGATGTCCGCGATGTCGTGTTCCGCGAGTCCGAGGTCCGCGGGCTCGACCGTGTACTCCTCGACGGCCTCGCCGTCGACCTCCGCGACGCGGGTCTCGCCGTGGATGGCGATCTCGTCGGTGCCCGAACCGTGGACGACCAGCGCGCGCTCGACGTCCATCCGCGAGAGGGCGTCCGCCAGAACGGGGACGAGGTCGGGATCGTAGACGCCGACGACCTGCGCGTCCGCGCCGGCGGGATTCGTCAGCGGGCCGAGCACGTTGAAGATCGTCCGCATGCCGAGTTCCTTGCGCGGGCCGATGACGGCCTTCATCGCCGGGTGGAACACCGGCGCGAGCATGAACCCGATGCCGTCGTCCTCGATTGCCTCCTCGACGGCCGGCGGCTCGGCCTCGACGTTGACGCCGACCTCCTCGAGCACGTCCGCGCTGCCGGACGAGGAGGAGACGGAGTAGTTGCCGTGCTTGGCGACCGGCACGCCGGCGCCGGCGGCGACGATCGCGCTCGTCGTCGAGACGTTGATCGTGTCGTAGTCGTCTCCGCCCGTGCCGCAGGTGTCGACCAGCGGCTCGCGGTCGGGCGAAATCGTCCGCGCGGCCTCGCGCATGCCCTGTGCGAAGCCGGCGATCTCGGCCTCCGTCTCGCCTTTCGCCCGCAGCGCGGCCAGCAGCGCGCCGATCTGCGCTTCGGTCGCTCCCTCGAAAACAGCCGTGGAGGCCGCTCGAGCGTCTTCCTGTGTCAGATCCTCGCCCTCGGTCACGCGTTCGACGTACTCCTTCATAGTGGACACCAATGTACGTAGTTGTCTTACAATGCTCAAATCAGTACATCAACTTAAGCGTATCGGAGGTGAGGGTGCGTGGGGCCGACTCGCGTACGGCGTCCGATTCGAAACCTTCAATTATGGTGGCCAGCAACCAATGAGTGCAGACGACGTGGCGACGCGCGCCACGAGGTAAGCAAAACCAGGCGGGTTGGTGGTCTAGTCTGGTTATGACACCTCCTTGACATGGAGGAGGCCGGCAGTTCAAATCTGCCCCAACCCATTTTTGACGACACAATACCGACGAGCGAAGCGAGGAGTTCGTGTCGTCCAAAATTGTTACGAGTAGTTTGAACCAGCCGAGACGCGCGCAGCCATGCGAGCACGTCTCGGCGTAGTTCAAATCTGTCCCAACCCATTTTTCGAGCGACATAACAGGAGAGGATAACGACGGACGTGTCGCTCGAAGGGTCGTTCTCGGACCCTAGCCTGGACTGCCACAATTACTATCTTAGTCGCCCGCACTGGTACGTCCATGCTCGAGAACGTTCTCCTCGCGTTAATATTTGCAAGCGCGGGGATCGGCTTTCTACTCGGGCACGTCGCTTGGAGACGGACCGAGGTTCCGGGCGGACGCACGTATGCCGTCCACATGGTCGTACACGGACTGTGGTCGCTGTTCTACGGCGGTCAGCTCGCCAGCGACTCTGCGACGGGGATGGCGGTGTTCGACGCGGCGACGGCGACCGCCTCCGTCTTCGCGGCGTTCACGTGGCTCGTCTTCGTCCTCGAGTACACCGGCCGGACCGAGTGGCTGTCGCCTCGTCGGCTCGCCCCGATGTTCGCACAGCCCGCCGCGTACGCCGCGCTGTACGTTACCAATCCCGTCCACGGACTCGTCTACGACGCCGTGACCGTCGAGCGAGGCTGGGGGGTTTCGTACGTCGTCGTCGAGGGATCGTCGCTGTTCTACTTGCAGATCCTCGTCATCTACACGGTACTGGCCGTCGGAGTCGCCCTGCTCGGCTCGTTCGTCCTCCGCTCGCGGAACCTCTACCGGCGGCAGACGGCGACCATCCTCATCGCGGCGCTGGTGGTCATCGCCGGCAATCTCCTGTGGGTCGCGAGCCTCGAGGGCGGGGAAAACGGGCTTGACCTGACGCCGCTTTTCTTCGGCGTGAACGGGATCGTCATCGGGTGGGCGCTGTTCCGGTACGACTTCCTCAACCTGGTACCGGTCGCCGCGGACACGCTGATCGAAGCGATGGACGATCCGGTGCTCGTCTTCGACGACGAGCGGCGACTGATCGACTACAACCGGAGTGCCCAGGCCGTCTTCTCGCTCGAGGACGACGACTTCGAGGAGCCGATCGAGCCACTCCTCGCGGACGTCGACGCGGAGACGGAACGATCGGTTCGGGTCACCGGCGGATCGATCGAGCGAAACGACGGGGACGACGCGATCGAACCGGAGCGCGGAGACGCCGTCTACCAGCCGAGCCGAACGGCGCTCACGGACCACCGTGACGTGACCCGCGGTGAACTGATCGTGTTCCGGGATGTCACCGCCCAGAAACGACGCGAGGCCGATCTCGAGGAGCTACAGGCGGGCACGCGGGACCTCATGGAAGCGGAAACGAGAGAGGCGGTCGCCGCGGCGACGATGGAGAAGGCCCGATCGATCCTCGGTGACCCGTTCGTCGGCGTGCTTCTGTACGACGACGAGCGGGAGGAACTGGTCTCGGCGAGCCTTTCCGACGAAACGTATCTGGAACTCGAGGACAAGGAGATGTGCGTCGACGGCGGGATCGTCTGGGAGACGTACGAGCGCGGGGAGACGAGGATCCTCGGGCGCGACGCACTCGGGCGCGGACAGTACGCGCACCTCCCACTCGAGGCAGTGTTGCTGTACCCGCTGGCCGACCACGGCGTCATCGGTGTAGGGATCGAAGAGGGAGCCGACGTGGCGTTTTCCGACGACGACGTCCGCTTGATCGAGATCCTGGGACTGACTGCCGAAGCGGCGATGGACAGAGCTGCGCGCGAGGAGGAACTCGAGGCCCGCCGCGCCGAACTGGCAGAGCGCAACGAACGACTCGACGAGTTCGCGAACGTCGTCTCCCACGACCTTCGGAACCCGCTGAACACCGCCGACGGCTACCTCGAGTTGGCTCGGTCGGCGTCGACGGGCGGGGACGAACACTTCGATCGAATCGAGAGCGCGCACGCCCGCATGAAGAGACTGATCGACGACGTGTTGACCCTCGCCAGGCAGGGTACCGACGTAACCGATCCCGATCCGGTGGCGGTTGCGGACGCCGCCCGGGCCGCCTGGGGGACGGCCGGAGCGCAGGAGGGACACCTCGAAGTCGAGATCGACGCCGTCGTCCGCGCCGACGAACAGCGGCTTCGGACCGTCTTCGAGAACCTCTTTCGAAACGCCCGTGAACATGCCGGCGAGCAGGCGACGGTCACGGTCGGTGCAGACGAGGACCGACTCTTCGTCGCAGACGACGGGCCGGGAATCGACCCCGACCGGTGCGAGGAGGTCTTCGAGCGTGGGTACTCGACGCGGGCCGACGGGACCGGATTCGGACTCAGCATCGTCGAGCGGATCGCGACCGCCCACGGCTGGACGATCTCGGTTGGCGAGAGCGCGGCAGGCGGTGCCGTGTTCACGTTCCACGGGGTGGAGTTCGAGGACTGACCGACGGCTGCCGGCGGATTGCCATTCCGTCCCACGGACTCGAGAGACCGAACGGTAGAAATGCACGAATCGACTGGACCGGTGTATGGAGGTCGTAAGCCGGTTGCTGGCGCTGCTCGTGTTGTTGCTGCTCGGGGCCGGCCTGCGCACGACCGGCATCCTGAACACGAGGCGGACGGCCACGCTGAACGCCGTCGCGTACTACGTGGCCCTGCCGGCGCTGATCTTCGTCTCGACGTACGACCGCGATATCGGCGAACTGCTGTCGCCGGCGCTGCTCGGCGGCTTGCTCTTCGTCCTCTTTGCGACGGCCGGGATCGCCTGGCTCGTCCACCGCAATCGGTCGTCGACGCCGCGACGCAGCGTCGCGATCGTCCAGTCGTACCACTCGAACCTCGGCTACCTCGGACTCCCGTTGGTGGCCGCGACATTCAACGACGACGTGACCGCGATCGCCAGCGTCGTCCTCGGCGTCGTCACGCTGACGCAGTTACCGCTGACGATCGTCGTCCTCTCGACGCTCAATGGCGCCGGCGCCGCGATCGGGGACGAGATCCGCGGGCTCGCGACCAACCCCGTCTTGGCGGCGCTGGTCGGCGGACTCGCGGTCGGTTCCGTCGGCATCTCGATTCCCGGTCCGGCCGCGACCGGGCTGGACGTGCTCGGGATGCTGTCGCTGCCGCTGGCGCTGCTCTGCGTCGGCGCGTCGCTGCAGGTCGATCTCCCGTCGGTCGACCTCGGCGCAACCGGGTCCGTGATCGCGCTCAAGATCGTCTGTATGCCCGCCATCGCGTGGCTCGTCTTCTCCGTACTCGCCGTCGATGCGACGACGCTCACGGCAACCGTCGTGATGCTCGGAACGCCGTCGGCGGTCTCGACGTTCGTCTTCGCGACCGAACTCGGCGGCGATAAGGAGTTCGCGTCGCTGAACGTCTTTCTGACGACGCTGGTCTCGATCGCGACGCTGTTCGTACTGATTACGTTCGTGGGCTAACGAGCGAACTGGTGGGGTTCTTCGGGCTCGAGGTCGGATTCCAAAGACCGTTGCCGATCGGTACTACTCCCGCGATCCGGAGACGAAACCCGTGAGAAGAGCCCACTGACTGGAGTCGCGTCTATGAGAAGAATCGCTTGAGACGACTGAGAATGCCGCCCTCGCCCTGCTCGTCATCGGTCCCGTCGTCCGTGCCGCTCGAGTCGCCGGTTCCACCGGTGTCCGTCCCGGTATTCCCGTCGATCGACCCGGCGAGCGGCCCGGCGGTGGAACTCGTTGCGGGTCCGCTGACCTCCGCTGCGCCGGTCTCTAAGTCGTCCATCGAGAGGTCGACGTCGTCGATTTCGGGCGTCGATTCGCGCCCGTCGCCGGCTTCGGCGGCTCGAACGTCGGCGCCGGTGACGTCGCCGCGTTCGATACGGGCGGCGAGGTCTTCCTCGGCGCCGTTCTCGGTATCTGCCGCAGCCCCGTCCTGCGGCTGCGGATCGTCGGTCTCGAGTTCGGTCGATTCGTCGTCGCCGTTGTCCCCGTTCTCTTCGGACGACGGCTCCACGTCCTGAACCGGCGTTGCACTCGAGTCGTCGCCGGCCGTTGTCGATTCGGATTTCACATCCGCTTCATCGCTGGCGCCTGTCTCTGCGGTCGTTCCTTCGGGCTCAGACGCAGGATCCGGAACCGCAGTTCCGGTCTCGATCTGTGGCGCCGGGACGTCGTCCTCGTCGAATTCGGCTGTAACCGACTCGAGAGGATCCGAGTCGGATTCGACGGTCGTGGTGGTTGCAGCGGCGCCGCTCGAGTTCGAACCGGCGTCCGCGGCATCGGTCGTCGAGTCGTCGTCAGCGTCGGCCTTCGACCCAGTATCGGTGTCGTCGAGCGACGCGAGAATGTCGTCGACGCTCTTGTCCGAGACGACGCGGCGAGGGCCGCCGCCGGGCTCGAGACTGTCGGTCTCGTCGACGTGGCCCCGCTCGTCCTCGTCCTCGCCCCCGTCGCCGTCGGGGGCCGGTTCGTCGTCCCCCGACGGGCGTGATTGCTCGTTGCTCATTGTGGGGCTCTGGCGGTGCCGAGACCATAATCTTTCTCCCGTCGGCGCGTGAAAACGAGTCGACGTATTTCGCGGGATCGGCGGTCACTCGGCCAGGGCCGGCCGCGCCCGAACGACGTTGAGGACGGCGCCCAGCAGCAGGATGATCCCGGCGAAGTAGAGCCAGGTGACGAACAGCAACACGGCGCCGACGGCGCCGTAGGCCTGGTACTGCCCGGCGTTAGCCGCGTAGATCTGGAAGCCGATCTGGAGGATCGTCCAGCCGACAGCCGCGAAGACCGTCCCCGGCCAGATCTCGCCGATTGCGACCGGGACCGGCGGCAACACGTAGTAGATCGGCAGAAAAACCAACACGAGTCCGAGCAATAGCGTCACCCAGCTCAGCGTGTCGGCGAAGGGAACGGCGTCGGCCGCGATGCTGAGAACGGCACCGATCGCGAGCATCAACGCGAGCGCGCCCGTCCCCGCGAAGATCACGGTGAGACCGTCGCGGATCTGGTCGAGCAGCGAGTCGTCCGCGACCTCGTCGTAGACCATATCGAAGGCGAGACTGAGGCCGCGAAAGACCTTGAGCGCACCCCAGGTCGCGACGACGAGCGCGACGACGGTCGCCTCAGCGCGCCCCGATTCGGCCGAGAGAGCATTGATGACGAGCGTTTCGCCGGCCTCCGGCAGGAAATCGCCGGCGACCAGAATCAGGCGTTCGGCCGCGTTCTCGCCGCCGACCAGCGACCCGACGACGAGCGCGAGCAACACCATCGGAATCAGCGAGACGAACGCGTAGTAGGCGAAACCCGCCGCGAGAAAGGTGATCTCGCGGTCGCTCGCCGTCCGGTAGATCGCGGTGAGTGTCTCCCTCGCGTCCATGTCGATGTCCCCGACTACGGAGGGCAGCCCAAAGAACCTCGGACTCGTTCGCAGCGAGTGTACCCGGAGCGATCGGTAGTCCCTCACCAGGTGAGACAGAAGTTGTGCGACGCATAGACCGCGCCGTCGTCGCCGACGTAGACGCCGACGCCGCCTCGGTCCCAGCCGTGGTCGCCGTGTTCCTCGAGGATGGCCTCCCGATGGGCGGTGGAGTTCATCCACTGGTTGACCAGCCCGGTCGCGAGCCGTTCGGCGGTCCGGTACTCGACGACTTCGTTGCCGCCGGGTCGCTCGACCGGTCTGTCGACCCACGTCAGCGCGATGTTCTCGCCGTAGGCGCGACAGTAGTCGTCGACCTCAGTAAAGCGGTCGTGCGGCCCCTGGCCATCGGGATTCGTGTGTGCGAAGTAGTCCCGCTGGGCCATGTCGGCGCTGTGAGCGCGCGCGACCGAGGCGACGGTCCCGTCCCACGCCAGCGGCTCGAGGCCGTGTTCGGCCCGGCGTTCGTTGACCTCGGCGTGGACGAAGTCCTCGACGGTCACCGAGTCGATCGTCTCGACGTCGGTTTCGTAACTCGAGCGGCCGGGATCGTCGGCGTCCGTTACCTCGGGGTTGCGCTCGCCGGCCGGCGGCGGCTCGGAACTGGGGCTCGGCGCGGAATCGAAGCCGCCCTCGATCCGAATGTCGTCGGGGTCCTCGAGATCCTCGAGGGTAATCGGCGAGACGAGCAGTGTTCCAACCGCGAGCGCCCCGATCAGCAGGATGACGACGGCGAGGTTAAACAGAGCCCGGAGGACCGCGCGATCAGCACCGGCGCCGTTGCTCCGATCGGTGTCCGCCCCGCTCGTCCGGGTTGACGGGTCTCGCCGGTCCATCGTACCTACGTGAGGCCATCACGAAGCGGCATAAGGGAGCCGCGGTCGGTTGCAGCACGTGATAAGCACGTTGCAGTGTGTTCCGCGTCGTGGCGCTTGGGCTACGCCTCTCCGGTGCCGAAGATCGTCTCGTGGATCCCGATCACGAGCCCCGGAACGACGGCCATGAAGAGGTGTTCCTCGAGCGGGATGCCGGCGATCTCGATACCCGTACGCAGTTTGATGTCGAAGACGCCGACGGCGAGGGTGTAGCGATCCCAGACGTACGCGATCGGGTACAGCGCGAGGATCGTGACCGCAGCCCGCCGGAGCGCGTTGGCCCGACGCAACAGGAGGGCGGCGACGGTCCCCCAGAACAGTTCGGTCGCGAGGTAGGTGTAGCGGCCGAAGACGCTGATATCGACCATCACGCGCCCAGCTTCAACGCCGACACCAAAAATCCCCCTACTAATCGCCGCTTGGATAAAACGGGCAGCACGTTAAATACCTCGGCGACAGTACGTCTATCCAGAAGGATGAATATCGCTGATATCGCCACCCAGGAGTACATCGAAGTCGACGTCGGCACGCGCATGGGGAAAGTCCGTTCTATGTTCGAGGACGGCAACCCCAAAGGAATCATCGTCACCAACGACGGGGAATACGAGGGCGTCATCAGCGAGCGGGAGGTCCTCCAGTCGCACGTCGAGGACGACGCCAAGGTGAAGGCGCTGACGAAGCCGAGCCGGAACGCGCCGGCCCCGCAGGTCGACCGCGAGGAAGACGTCCGCGAGACCGCACGCGTGCTGGTCGAGAGCAACGCGAAGGTCGCGCCGGTCTTCGAGAACGGCGACCTCTGGGGCGTCATCACCGACGACGCCATCCTCGAGGCCGTGATCGAGAACCTCGATACGCTGACCGTCGAGGACATCTACACGGCCGATCCGGTCACGATCGAGGAGGACGACGGCATCGGCCGCGCGATCAACTACCTCCGGGAGAACGGCATCTCTCGGCTGCCGGTCCTCAACGAGAACGGCTACCTCTCCGGCGTCGTGACGACCCACGATATCGCCGACTTCGTCATCCGCGAGAGCAACTCGACGACGACCGGCGACCGCGTGGGCGACAGCCAGCGGATGCTCGACGTGCCGGTCTACGACATCATGAACAGCCCCGTCGAGACCATCAACCTCGACGCCACCGCGAAGGACGCCGTCGAGGTCATGCTCGAGAAGGACTACGCGGGGCTGATCGTCACGCCGGAGGACGACGATCGCATCGTCATCGGCGTCATCACCAAGACGGACGTCCTCCGGGCGCTGACGTTCACCGAGGAGGAGCGCATGGACGTCCAGATCACCAACATCTCGATGCTCGACACCATCTCCCGCGAGGGCGTCGTCGAGGGCATCGAGGAGGTCGCGGACAAGTACCAGGACATGCAGGTCCACCACGCCCACGTCCGCTTCAAGGAACACAAGGAGAAACTCCGCGGGACCCCGCTGGTCCACTGCCAGATCCGCCTGCGCACGAACAAGGACCAGGTCGCCGGCACCGGCGAAGGCTACGGCGCCGAGAACGCGTTCCGGGTGGCACTCGAGAAACTCGAGCGCAACGTCTTAGAGATGAAAGGCGTCGCCAGCGACGAGGAGTACCGCGGCCAACTCCTCCGGAAGCTGAACGAACTGTAACGGTTCGACCCCGCGGCCGGTCGCTACCGGCCGCTAAATAGCAACGACAGCAGTTTTCGCTCGGCCGACCGCAGGTGCTCGTGGAAGGTCGTCGCCGAAACGTCCATTTCGGCGGCGAGTTCTTCCCCGGTCGTCTTCCGCGGCCAGTCGTAAAACCCGTTCACGTACGCCAGCAGCAGCGCCTCGTGCTGGCGGGATGTCAGCATTCCCATGACCGTCTCGTAGAGCTCCCGCTGCTGAAACAGCGGGACGGCGTAGGACTTCTGGCGCCGAGCGACGATCTCCACGTCCGGATACGCCGCCTGAAACTCCTCGATCACGTCCGAGGCGGAGTAGATCGACGGAATCTCGGCGACGATGCGAGCAGTGCCGTCGTGACTGCTCAACTCCGTTGGAATCGCTCCGGCGTCGGTTAACCCGACCGTGAAGAATTCGCCCGCCTCCTCGATTCGAACTTCGATGATGGCGTCCTCGCCGCCGCTCACGATGCGCCCCTCGATCCCCTCGTAGTCTTCGATCACCTCGAGAAACCGTTCCGGCGGTGCGCCGGAAACGCGATGGAAGATCGTATAGGCGCCCTCGCTGCGCGGCAGCAGCTGGATGAGCGTCACGTCGCCGCCGGTTTCGTCGGACATGGCGACGAGCGGATATCGAGCATCGGTAACCGTGAACTCGACTTCGACGACCGTATCGTCGGGGTTGTTTCCCTGTGACACGGTTACACACCACTAGGTAACGGAGCGACTTACAGATTGGCGTGCCGTCCGGGACGAATCGGCGCCCGGTTCAGAGTTGTGGACTTTCCTCGCCGCCCTCGAGGCCGCGGTCCGTGATCCGGAACTGGACGGACTCGCCGGCGGGTTTCGATCGGTGTTTCTCGAGGGTCGCGCGCCGGTTGCCGCCGCGGAACCGCTCGAGGCGGAGCACGACGCCGGTCCAGTGCTCCAAGGTGTTCCCGCCCAGCGGCCGCGTCCGGTCCGAATCGGGGTCGGAGAACACCTGGTTCGTCAGGACGACCGCGAGGTCGTACTTGCGCGCGAGCGAGAGCAGGTGGGTCACTTGCCGGGCGACCGTCCGCAGCGCCTCGCCCTCGTCGCCGGCGCCGGTACGCTCGAGGCGGTAGAAACCGGTCGCGCTGTCTACGACGATCAGGTCCGCGCGCTCGGCGAACTCTTCGGCGTCGCGGACCGCTTCGGCCTGTTCCTCGAAGTCGAGCGCGTCCTCGATGACGATCCTCGAGGCGACGGTTTCGACGTCGGGGTTGGTATCGCCGGCGCCCGAATCCGCTCCGTCGGACCGCGCGGCCGTCGACTCGTCCTCGACGCGAGCCGAGAGCAGTTGTTCGAACCGGTCGACCGAGACGCCCTCGGTGTCGATGTAGACCGCCGTCCCGTCGGCGACGGCCGTCTCGACGGCCGCCGAGAGCGCGAGGTTCGTCTTCCCCGCGGCCGGCGGGCCGTACACCTGCGTGACGGTCCCGCGTTCGAACCCCCCACCGAGCAGCTCGTCGACCGGGCCACAGCCGGTCGGAATCGCCTCCTCGTTCACGGGCGTGCTTGGGCCGGTCGGCGCAAAAACCCCCCGAAACCCGCCGGCGCCGCGCAAAACGCCCGCCGCCGTCGGGACGACCGGGGCTCGAGACGATCCGGTTGCCCCGGCCTCGGCCCCGGGCCGAACACGTACACGTTTATTCGCCGCGACCACGAAGGCCGACCCGTGATCGTCGTCGCAACGTCGGACTTCGAGGTGTACCACGGCGTCGTCAACGAGCTTCGCGACCGCGGCACCGAGTTCACGACCGTCGAGCCGGACGCGGAGCTCCCCGAGCGGACCGCGGTCGTCGTCACCGGCGCCGACCACGCCGACGACTTCGCCGACGTCACCACGATCGTCGCCGATCCCGACGATCCGCGGCGGGCCGTCGATCAGGCGCTGACCGCGGTCCGGGGCGACGGCGGCCGGACGATCATCGGCGTCGATCCGGGGCGCAAACCCGGCATCGCCGTCCTCGCGGGCGAGATGGTCGTCGCCGCCTTCCAGGTGCCCCTGGCCGACGCCGTCGAGGTGATCGAGCGCGAGGCCAGCGAAGCCGCCGATCCGGTCGTCCGCATCGGCGACGGCTCCCGGCTCCAGAGCGCCACGCTCGTCAACGACCTCGAGGACGTCCGCGTCGAACTCGTCGACGAGACCGGGACGACGCCCTACCTCGGCACGGGCGCGCGCGGAATGGAAGACGTGCTTGCGGCAGTCAACATCGCGCGCCTCGAGGGCGAGGTGGTCGACACGCGAGAGATCGAACCGACCGCGGGGGAACTCCAGCGGATCAAGGACCGCTCGCGCGAGGAGAGCGAGCACAACCGCGCGATCGACGAGGTGTTGGCCCGCCGGGTCGCGGTCGGTGAGTTGACGATCGACGAGGCGCTGGCCGAACACCGGGGCGACGCGGATTCGGCGGACGGAGCCGATACGGATGGCGACGCCGCCACCGAGGGCAACGCCGACGCCGATGCCGACGAGTAGTGGCCGCTCCGCTCTGCTCGATCGGCGACATCCTTTGAGACCTGAATCCTCGAGACGAGTACCGCGAGTCGTCGCTCTGCAACGAGATCGGAAAGCGCTACATCACGCTGCTGAACGAGGCCGGCGTGAATCGCGGACCGCCGCCCGCTCACTCGAGAACCGCCGGGACAGTTAACAGGACGTCGTCGTGTTCGTCTTGATCCCGCTGTCAGTAAACGAGACGACCGTCCGTGACTCCTCGCAGGGCGATCCCGATCGCGAGATCGACGACGTGTTTCTGACCCCGTCGGTCTCGAGCGTCGTCTCGTAGGTCCCCGGCTCGCCGATGATGATCTCGAGGGCCGTCTCGGCGGGCAGTTCGTTCGTCCCCTCGAGCACGGTCGTCTCGTCGCGATCGATCCGGATCGAGAGGTCGCGACCGCGATCCGATTCGTTCTCGATCGTGAGACGGTGATAGATGGTCTCGTCATCGATAGCTGCCGTCACGTCGGCAGCTTCCTCGTCGTCTGTCACGTTTTCGTCCTCGTCCTCATCCTCGTCCTCGTCCTCGTCTTCGGAGTCGTCGAGCACCGTCGTCGCAATCAGCACGAACGGGTCAGTTTCGAGCGTCTCGAAGGTCAGTTCCGTGTCGTCCTCGAGCACGTTGTTCGCCTCGGTTTCAGTCTTGTTTTCAGCGTTTGCTCCGGTCTGTCCCGCTGTCTCCGTCGATTCGTTCCCCCCGGTATCGCCGCCGCCGTTCGACGA is drawn from Halopiger aswanensis and contains these coding sequences:
- a CDS encoding histidine kinase N-terminal 7TM domain-containing protein; protein product: MLENVLLALIFASAGIGFLLGHVAWRRTEVPGGRTYAVHMVVHGLWSLFYGGQLASDSATGMAVFDAATATASVFAAFTWLVFVLEYTGRTEWLSPRRLAPMFAQPAAYAALYVTNPVHGLVYDAVTVERGWGVSYVVVEGSSLFYLQILVIYTVLAVGVALLGSFVLRSRNLYRRQTATILIAALVVIAGNLLWVASLEGGENGLDLTPLFFGVNGIVIGWALFRYDFLNLVPVAADTLIEAMDDPVLVFDDERRLIDYNRSAQAVFSLEDDDFEEPIEPLLADVDAETERSVRVTGGSIERNDGDDAIEPERGDAVYQPSRTALTDHRDVTRGELIVFRDVTAQKRREADLEELQAGTRDLMEAETREAVAAATMEKARSILGDPFVGVLLYDDEREELVSASLSDETYLELEDKEMCVDGGIVWETYERGETRILGRDALGRGQYAHLPLEAVLLYPLADHGVIGVGIEEGADVAFSDDDVRLIEILGLTAEAAMDRAAREEELEARRAELAERNERLDEFANVVSHDLRNPLNTADGYLELARSASTGGDEHFDRIESAHARMKRLIDDVLTLARQGTDVTDPDPVAVADAARAAWGTAGAQEGHLEVEIDAVVRADEQRLRTVFENLFRNAREHAGEQATVTVGADEDRLFVADDGPGIDPDRCEEVFERGYSTRADGTGFGLSIVERIATAHGWTISVGESAAGGAVFTFHGVEFED
- a CDS encoding phosphoribosylanthranilate isomerase is translated as MPATRVKVCGLTNEADLETAVDAGADAVGIICDVPVDTPREVSVERARDLVASAPPFATTVLVTMASDPDRAVELVADVGPDAIQLHGDADRDLLERLKSDTDADVLLAIDSDEVADVKRYDEIVDGLLVDTVDEEGGGGTGETHDWERTKAAAADLESPLILAGGLTPENVAEAVRTVEPFAVDVASGVEAEGGVKDPEAVRSFVHGAKNATRSAKSNSESEPHPEP
- a CDS encoding YihY/virulence factor BrkB family protein, with the protein product MDARETLTAIYRTASDREITFLAAGFAYYAFVSLIPMVLLALVVGSLVGGENAAERLILVAGDFLPEAGETLVINALSAESGRAEATVVALVVATWGALKVFRGLSLAFDMVYDEVADDSLLDQIRDGLTVIFAGTGALALMLAIGAVLSIAADAVPFADTLSWVTLLLGLVLVFLPIYYVLPPVPVAIGEIWPGTVFAAVGWTILQIGFQIYAANAGQYQAYGAVGAVLLFVTWLYFAGIILLLGAVLNVVRARPALAE
- a CDS encoding prolipoprotein diacylglyceryl transferase — translated: MSNEQSRPSGDDEPAPDGDGGEDEDERGHVDETDSLEPGGGPRRVVSDKSVDDILASLDDTDTGSKADADDDSTTDAADAGSNSSGAAATTTTVESDSDPLESVTAEFDEDDVPAPQIETGTAVPDPASEPEGTTAETGASDEADVKSESTTAGDDSSATPVQDVEPSSEENGDNGDDESTELETDDPQPQDGAAADTENGAEEDLAARIERGDVTGADVRAAEAGDGRESTPEIDDVDLSMDDLETGAAEVSGPATSSTAGPLAGSIDGNTGTDTGGTGDSSGTDDGTDDEQGEGGILSRLKRFFS
- a CDS encoding lycopene cyclase domain-containing protein, with translation MVDISVFGRYTYLATELFWGTVAALLLRRANALRRAAVTILALYPIAYVWDRYTLAVGVFDIKLRTGIEIAGIPLEEHLFMAVVPGLVIGIHETIFGTGEA
- the trpD gene encoding anthranilate phosphoribosyltransferase, which gives rise to MKEYVERVTEGEDLTQEDARAASTAVFEGATEAQIGALLAALRAKGETEAEIAGFAQGMREAARTISPDREPLVDTCGTGGDDYDTINVSTTSAIVAAGAGVPVAKHGNYSVSSSSGSADVLEEVGVNVEAEPPAVEEAIEDDGIGFMLAPVFHPAMKAVIGPRKELGMRTIFNVLGPLTNPAGADAQVVGVYDPDLVPVLADALSRMDVERALVVHGSGTDEIAIHGETRVAEVDGEAVEEYTVEPADLGLAEHDIADIAGGSPEENADDMRGIVEGDVTGAKQDVILANAGAAIYVADEADSLEAGADAALEAIESGDAAAKLEDLRHGTEPEPEPEAEPEA
- a CDS encoding AEC family transporter yields the protein MEVVSRLLALLVLLLLGAGLRTTGILNTRRTATLNAVAYYVALPALIFVSTYDRDIGELLSPALLGGLLFVLFATAGIAWLVHRNRSSTPRRSVAIVQSYHSNLGYLGLPLVAATFNDDVTAIASVVLGVVTLTQLPLTIVVLSTLNGAGAAIGDEIRGLATNPVLAALVGGLAVGSVGISIPGPAATGLDVLGMLSLPLALLCVGASLQVDLPSVDLGATGSVIALKIVCMPAIAWLVFSVLAVDATTLTATVVMLGTPSAVSTFVFATELGGDKEFASLNVFLTTLVSIATLFVLITFVG
- a CDS encoding CAP domain-containing protein, whose translation is MDRRDPSTRTSGADTDRSNGAGADRAVLRALFNLAVVILLIGALAVGTLLVSPITLEDLEDPDDIRIEGGFDSAPSPSSEPPPAGERNPEVTDADDPGRSSYETDVETIDSVTVEDFVHAEVNERRAEHGLEPLAWDGTVASVARAHSADMAQRDYFAHTNPDGQGPHDRFTEVDDYCRAYGENIALTWVDRPVERPGGNEVVEYRTAERLATGLVNQWMNSTAHREAILEEHGDHGWDRGGVGVYVGDDGAVYASHNFCLTW